One Falco rusticolus isolate bFalRus1 unplaced genomic scaffold, bFalRus1.pri scaffold_63_arrow_ctg1, whole genome shotgun sequence DNA segment encodes these proteins:
- the LOC119142157 gene encoding uncharacterized protein LOC119142157 isoform X1 → MEIQPALPVTMFLLLADDVKIEPLNYRWLSRTTSFPQHVVQSCVQETILLYSFQLRNRQHLAFAFKDIGVLSFTDNVLCMRFYRDCVTGLESKASWIALLSTRLWMPSAAASGGETSTRGMQAAPAHAFPRFRFTVVSRAVAKALSAWAKKAAAKSRLRQGAEAHPGKLLQRRTKLSLPALPSQGPGTRQKDLGKKTSESVLPPCPGSSPRMKEAGKAGRQEPASPAKPTSTLPSSDDCQRALQEVWQLSAEWEQVRPKWQVHLEQAKAEWAAWEAWSAGKDRQLPQALGTGGTWTPHPPAQPRREAVKERWRKAPTRLPAEQKTAATPLQRLQPDRLSPRAVQVLRRLEPYLERKEIFKYVAENRRRLQEQQKQLPCTRCWYRSRGEGAGSSGFSSGC, encoded by the exons ATGGAAATCCAGCCCGCTCTGCCAGTGACGATGTTCCTCCTCCTTGCAGACGATGTCAAGATCGAGCCGCTGAACTACAGATGGCTATCGCGAACCACTTCCTTCCCACAGCAtgtggtgcagagctgtgtgcaaGAGACCATACTCTTGTACTCTTTCCAGCTGAGGAACAGGCAGCACCTTGCCTTCGCCTTCAAGGACATTGGCGTTCTGTCCTTCACCGACAACGTCCTGTGCATGCGATTCTATCGCGACTGCGTCACAGGGCTGGAGAGCAAGGCCAGCTGGATTGCGCTGCTCAGCACT AGGCTGTGGATGCCCAGTGCAGCTGCCTCCGGTGGAGAGACCAGCACTCGGGGGatgcaggctgctcctgcccacgCCTTCCCCAG GTTTCGCTTTACGGTGGTCAGCAGAGCAGTGGCCAAGGCTTTGTCCGCCTGGGCCAAGAAGGCTGCAGCAAAGTCCAGGCTCAGACAAG GTGCAGAGGCGCATCCTGgcaagctgctgcagagacGGACGAAGCTTTCCCTTCCTGCACTGCCAAGTCAGGGGCCAGGCACAAGACAGAAAGACTTGGGCAAGAAGACTTCTGAGAG TGTGCTCCCCCCGTGTCCAGGCAGCTCCCCCAGGATGAAGGAGgcaggcaaggcaggcaggcaggagcccgCTTCTCCAGCCAAGCCCACCTCTACACTCCCATCCTCAGACGACTGCCAGAGAGCGCTGCAG GAGGTCTGGCAACTGTCTGCAGAGTGGGAGCAAGTGAGGCCCAAGTGGCAAGTGCATCTTGAGCAAGCAAAGGCAGAGTGGGCGGCGTGGGAAGCCTGGTCTGCGGGGAAGGACCGACAGCTGCCCCAG GCACTCGGCACTGGAGGCACATGGACTCCCcaccctccagcccagcccaggagaGAGGCAGTCAAGGAGAGGTGGAGAAAGGCTCCAACCCGTCTCCCAGCAgaacagaagacagcagcaaCCCCGCTGCAGAGACTCCAGCCCGA CCGCCTTTCCCCACGAGCGGTCCAGGTCCTCAGAAGGCTGGAGCCATACCTTGAGCGCAAGGAAATATTCAAGTACGTCGCTGAGAACAGGAGGCGGCTtcaagagcagcagaagcagctcccCTG CACCAGATGCTGGTACCgcagcagaggggaaggtgCCGGGAGCAGTGGCTTTAGCAGTGGCTGTTAG
- the LOC119142157 gene encoding coiled-coil domain-containing protein 81-like isoform X2 has translation MEIQPALPVTMFLLLADDVKIEPLNYRWLSRTTSFPQHVVQSCVQETILLYSFQLRNRQHLAFAFKDIGVLSFTDNVLCMRFYRDCVTGLESKASWIALLSTRLWMPSAAASGGETSTRGMQAAPAHAFPRFRFTVVSRAVAKALSAWAKKAAAKSRLRQGAEAHPGKLLQRRTKLSLPALPSQGPGTRQKDLGKKTSESVLPPCPGSSPRMKEAGKAGRQEPASPAKPTSTLPSSDDCQRALQALGTGGTWTPHPPAQPRREAVKERWRKAPTRLPAEQKTAATPLQRLQPDRLSPRAVQVLRRLEPYLERKEIFKYVAENRRRLQEQQKQLPCTRCWYRSRGEGAGSSGFSSGC, from the exons ATGGAAATCCAGCCCGCTCTGCCAGTGACGATGTTCCTCCTCCTTGCAGACGATGTCAAGATCGAGCCGCTGAACTACAGATGGCTATCGCGAACCACTTCCTTCCCACAGCAtgtggtgcagagctgtgtgcaaGAGACCATACTCTTGTACTCTTTCCAGCTGAGGAACAGGCAGCACCTTGCCTTCGCCTTCAAGGACATTGGCGTTCTGTCCTTCACCGACAACGTCCTGTGCATGCGATTCTATCGCGACTGCGTCACAGGGCTGGAGAGCAAGGCCAGCTGGATTGCGCTGCTCAGCACT AGGCTGTGGATGCCCAGTGCAGCTGCCTCCGGTGGAGAGACCAGCACTCGGGGGatgcaggctgctcctgcccacgCCTTCCCCAG GTTTCGCTTTACGGTGGTCAGCAGAGCAGTGGCCAAGGCTTTGTCCGCCTGGGCCAAGAAGGCTGCAGCAAAGTCCAGGCTCAGACAAG GTGCAGAGGCGCATCCTGgcaagctgctgcagagacGGACGAAGCTTTCCCTTCCTGCACTGCCAAGTCAGGGGCCAGGCACAAGACAGAAAGACTTGGGCAAGAAGACTTCTGAGAG TGTGCTCCCCCCGTGTCCAGGCAGCTCCCCCAGGATGAAGGAGgcaggcaaggcaggcaggcaggagcccgCTTCTCCAGCCAAGCCCACCTCTACACTCCCATCCTCAGACGACTGCCAGAGAGCGCTGCAG GCACTCGGCACTGGAGGCACATGGACTCCCcaccctccagcccagcccaggagaGAGGCAGTCAAGGAGAGGTGGAGAAAGGCTCCAACCCGTCTCCCAGCAgaacagaagacagcagcaaCCCCGCTGCAGAGACTCCAGCCCGA CCGCCTTTCCCCACGAGCGGTCCAGGTCCTCAGAAGGCTGGAGCCATACCTTGAGCGCAAGGAAATATTCAAGTACGTCGCTGAGAACAGGAGGCGGCTtcaagagcagcagaagcagctcccCTG CACCAGATGCTGGTACCgcagcagaggggaaggtgCCGGGAGCAGTGGCTTTAGCAGTGGCTGTTAG